In Aptenodytes patagonicus chromosome 6, bAptPat1.pri.cur, whole genome shotgun sequence, one genomic interval encodes:
- the LOC143161854 gene encoding uncharacterized protein LOC143161854 has product MGRPRKEPTGTSSPRPATAASKTAPAAPPPSASATRAKATAAGSRSRSAPAAGATGPSQGRGAKPDTSQPRPAASRGALGDARDQHRASARSYSATQKKPPDAKGAAGPARPDPRLQKNKPGADLNRAWSQFLPPLENQDIPWVEKETRGQWSNPKWYEWRENRITASVAPKIANSKFANGKTAKVPQSYLKAVVSSSPSVQTPAMSWGVRNEKVAVRAYEQLKSQAVGKPVQVEDCGLFIHPEKSWIAASPDGIVKEAATGKALGLLEVKCPYKHRNRTVREACKDKDFCLEVDGDSYALKKDHAYFTQVQCQLAAAGVQQADFVVHTTKETAVVPVKFDAEFWRQTVPKLEKFYTEAVIPHLEGKADGSVWAKEE; this is encoded by the coding sequence ATGGGGAGACCCAGGAAGGAGCCCACCGGCACGTCATCCCCTCGTCCGGCCACAGCCGCCTCCAAaaccgcccccgccgcgccgccaccTTCCGCCTCAGCCACCCGGGCCAAGGCCACGGCTGCAGGCAGCCGATCCAGGAGTGCTCCGGCTGCTGGGGCCACAGGCCCCAGCCAGGGGCGGGGGGCAAAGCCAGACACCTCTCAGCCGAGACCTGCAGCATCCCGTGGAGCCCTAGGAGATGCCAGGGACCAGCACAGGGCATCTGCCAGGAGTTACTCTGCAACCCAGAAGAAGCCGCCTGATGCCAAAGGAGCTGCTGGTCCGGCCAGACCTGACCCACGTCTGCAGAAGAACAAGCCTGGGGCTGACCTGAACAGGGCCTGGAGCCAGTTCCTGCCCCCCCTGGAGAACCAAGACATCCCGTGGGTGGAGAAGGAGACGCGGGGCCAGTGGAGCAACCCCAAGTGGTACGAGTGGCGGGAGAACCGCATCACCGCCTCCGTGGCCCCCAAGATCGCCAACAGCAAGTTTGCCAACGGCAAGACGGCTAAGGTGCCCCAGTCCTACTTGAAAGCGGTGGTGAGCTCCAGCCCCAGTGTGCAGACGCCGGCCATGTCCTGGGGGGTCCGCAATGAGAAGGTGGCTGTGCGGGCCTACGAGCAGCTGAAGTCGCAGGCCGTGGGCAAGCCGGTGCAGGTGGAAGACTGCGGCCTCTTCATTCACCCAGAGAAGAGCTGGATCGCTGCGAGCCCGGACGGCATTGTCAAGGAGGCGGCCACGGGGAaggccctggggctgctggaggtgaaGTGTCCCTACAAGCACAGGAACAGGACGGTGCGTGAGGCCTGCAAGGACAAGGACTTCTGCCTGGAGGTGGATGGGGACTCCTATGCCCTGAAGAAGGATCATGCCTATTTCACCCAGGTCCAGTGCCAGCTGGCAGCCGCCGGCGTCCAGCAGGCTGACTTTGTGGTGCACACCACCAAGGAGACAGCCGTGGTCCCCGTGAAGTTCGATGCCGAGTTCTGGCGGCAAACGGTGCCCAAGCTGGAGAAGTTTTACACCGAGGCGGTGATTCCCCACCTGGAGGGGAAGGCAGACGGCTCCGTCTGGGCCAAGGAGGAGTAG